A genomic segment from Nicotiana sylvestris chromosome 1, ASM39365v2, whole genome shotgun sequence encodes:
- the LOC104215368 gene encoding serine/threonine-protein phosphatase PP1 isozyme 2-like, which yields MGSVDLDDIINRLIEVRHRPGKQVQLSEFEIRHLCLKSKEIFLQQPNLLELDAPIKICGDIHGQYSDLLRLFEYGGFPPRSNYLFLGDYVDRGKQSLETICLMLAYKIKYRENFFLLRGNHECASVNRIYGFYDECKRRFNVRLWKIFTDCFNCMPVAALIDEKILCMHGGLSPELYHLDQIRNLRRPTDVPEAGLLCDLLWSDPSRDVKGWGRSDRGVSYTFGPDKVTEFLQKQDLDLICRAHQVVEDGYEFFANRQLVTIFSAPNYCGEFDNAGAMMSVDETLMCSFQILNPAEKKPKFGFGSTTYKNGTLTKKKVISW from the exons ATGGGTTCAGTAGATTTGGATGATATAATAAACCGTTTAATTGAAGTTCGACATAGACCAGGGAAACAAGTGCAGCTATCTGAATTCGAAATCAGGCACCTTTGTCTCAAATCTAAAGAAATTTTCTTGCAACAGCCTAATCTTCTTGAGCTTGATGCACCTATCAAGATCTGTG GGGATATCCATGGTCAGTATTCTGATCTACTGAGGCTATTCGAATATGGTGGATTTCCTCCAAGATCCAATTACCTATTCTTGGGCGATTATGTGGATCGTGGGAAGCAGAGTCTGGAAACAATATGCCTTATGCTTGCATATAAAATAAAGTATCGggagaactttttccttttgaggGGAAATCATGAATGTGCTTCTGTGAATCGTATATATGGATTCTATGATGAGTGTAAACGAAGGTTCAATGTTCGGCTGTGGAAGATATTCACAGATTGCTTTAACTGCATGCCTGTGGCAgctctgattgatgaaaagatatTGTGCATGCATGGCGGACTCTCCCCCGAGCTTTATCATCTGGATCAGATAAGGAACCTGCGCCGACCAACTGATGTTCCAGAAGCTGGACTCCTTTGTGATCTTTTATGGTCAGATCCTAGTAGAGATGTTAAAGGGTGGGGAAGGAGCGATAGGGGCGTTTCCTATACCTTTGGCCCAGATAAGGTGACAGAATTTCTTCAGAAGCAAGATCTTGATCTCATTTGCCGTGCCCACCAG GTTGTGGAAGATGGATATGAATTTTTTGCTAACAGACAGCTAGTGACTATTTTCTCAGCCCCTAATTATTGTGGAGAGTTTGACAATGCTGGTGCTATGATGAGTGTGGATGAGACACTGATGTGCTCTTTCCAGATATTAAATCCGGCAGAGAAGAAGCCTAAGTTTGGATTTGGAAGCACTACTTATAAAAATGGAActctaacaaaaaaaaaag TCATTTCTTGGTAA